A single region of the Undibacterium piscinae genome encodes:
- a CDS encoding response regulator: MFPCKRILRQKKRLADELERHRYHLEELVEIRTRELAIARQQADSANLAKSSFLANMSHEIRTPMNAIIGMNFLLRQSNISPEQAMRLDKISSASEHLLAIIEDILDLSKIEAGQLQLENTGFDLLAILDNVHSIISVAARNKGLEIDIDAGSVPRFLSGDPTRLRQCLLNYAGNAVKFTERGRISICAELQQETGSELLLRFSVKDGGIGIAPDKIAKLFQPFEQADLSTTRKYGGTGLGLAITSRLAQLMGGQVGVESSPGIGSNFWFSARLQRADSIINGSGHGDQVDAQAELLLHYGGRRILLAEDDMFNREIALELLSDCGLIVDTAENGREAVQNAQSGSYALVLMDMQMPLMDGLDATRTIRRLPGWADIPIIAMTANAFNEDRHACEQAGMNDFLSKPVDPPVLYSMILKWLKPQQLISDGVYIIKDLIKACMESKDGKGWTQYRWPNPVSKEVEVKRGYTGVDMCLGREK, from the coding sequence ATGTTTCCTTGCAAGAGGATATTACGGCAAAAAAAACGCCTGGCCGACGAGCTTGAGCGGCATCGCTATCACCTGGAAGAATTGGTCGAGATCCGCACCCGGGAACTGGCGATAGCACGCCAGCAAGCCGATAGCGCCAATCTCGCCAAGAGCTCCTTTCTGGCCAACATGAGCCACGAAATCCGCACACCCATGAATGCCATCATAGGCATGAATTTTTTACTGCGGCAAAGCAACATCAGTCCGGAACAGGCGATGCGGCTAGACAAGATCAGCTCAGCGAGCGAACATCTGCTAGCCATAATTGAGGATATCCTGGATCTGTCGAAGATTGAGGCCGGCCAATTGCAACTGGAAAATACCGGTTTCGACCTGCTGGCCATTCTCGACAACGTCCACTCGATTATCAGCGTAGCGGCGCGCAACAAGGGGCTGGAGATAGACATTGATGCCGGCTCGGTGCCGCGTTTTTTATCCGGCGATCCTACCCGCCTGCGCCAGTGCCTGCTGAATTATGCCGGCAATGCCGTCAAGTTCACGGAGCGCGGCCGCATCAGCATATGCGCGGAACTACAACAGGAAACCGGTAGTGAATTATTACTGCGCTTTAGCGTCAAGGATGGCGGTATCGGCATTGCCCCCGACAAAATTGCCAAGCTGTTTCAACCCTTCGAACAGGCCGATCTCTCGACTACCAGGAAATATGGCGGCACCGGCCTTGGCCTGGCTATTACCAGCCGGCTGGCCCAGCTAATGGGTGGTCAGGTAGGAGTGGAGAGTAGTCCCGGCATAGGCAGTAATTTTTGGTTCAGTGCCAGACTGCAACGTGCTGACAGCATCATCAACGGCAGCGGGCATGGCGATCAGGTCGATGCACAGGCAGAACTGCTGCTGCACTATGGTGGCCGCCGCATTCTACTGGCTGAAGATGATATGTTTAACCGCGAAATTGCACTGGAACTATTATCCGATTGCGGCCTGATCGTGGACACGGCAGAAAACGGCAGAGAGGCGGTACAAAATGCCCAATCTGGCTCGTATGCACTGGTATTGATGGATATGCAGATGCCCTTGATGGACGGACTCGACGCCACCCGCACCATCCGGCGCTTACCCGGATGGGCTGACATTCCCATCATTGCCATGACTGCCAACGCCTTCAACGAAGACCGCCATGCCTGCGAACAGGCCGGCATGAACGACTTCCTGTCCAAGCCGGTCGACCCGCCGGTGCTATATTCCATGATCCTTAAATGGCTCAAGCCCCAGCAATTGATAAGCGACGGTGTTTACATCATCAAAGATTTAATCAAAGCCTGCATGGAAAGCAAGGATGGCAAAGGCTGGACCCAGTATCGCTGGCCTAATCCTGTGAGCAAAGAAGTAGAAGTAAAACGCGGCTACACAGGCGTGGATATGTGTCTGGGTAGGGAAAAATAG